The Hymenobacter sp. DG01 genome has a segment encoding these proteins:
- a CDS encoding TonB-dependent receptor has translation MKRLLLLALLLVFALRGLAQSTTILSGTVRDGAGQALPGVNVFLKATFDGASTDSLGRFRFETQQPAGSYVLQASLLGFLSVERPVTLSGQPLRLDLTLKSTPHALGSVVITAGAFESSDEHRSAALNTRDVQTTAGALADVAAAFNTLPGTTRVGEDGMLFVRGGAASETKVYMDGLPVQNPYNATVAAVPARGRFSPSLFKGTVFSTGGYSAQYGQALSGVLLLNSTDLADETQTGLSLSSLFLGASRTQRWERTSVAATLDYTNLQPYQRLLPQNVTWPQSPRGLAASVNLRHRTGQAGMLKVYGVWNQQQMVIGQPSPEPAGTQTVALRAGNGYLNTTFRSPLRRGWSLQSGVGLSRDNQRVAPDTLRMQTLEQALTARLVLINDSAAARWNVKLGMEVLAQNVQQQVQPNAALATVYRPEFTEKRAASFVESDFQLSDWLAGRVGGRAEYSALLNRWNAAPRLALAYQTTENSSLSAAYGRFYQTPDNTLLLVQPRLRFEQATHSVLTYQYTHDRQLLQVEAYYKTYDHLTRYDGRNPRNPLAYNNGGTGYARGLDVLWRDRKTVKNLEYYVSYGFLDTKRQYRQDPVAAVPTFAARHNVSVVGKYWVGSLHTLLGATYSYGSPRRYHDLNDPERGYNQGVLPTYQDLSLNASYVTRLFGQYTVLHLSATNVLGRQNVFGYRYATQPDAAGTFNRVAITPTAPRMLFAALFISINKNRAADVNERPE, from the coding sequence ATGAAACGCCTGCTACTCCTCGCCCTGCTGCTGGTTTTCGCCCTCCGTGGGCTGGCCCAATCTACTACCATCCTCAGCGGCACCGTCCGCGACGGGGCTGGTCAGGCCCTGCCAGGCGTGAACGTCTTCCTCAAAGCCACCTTCGACGGGGCCAGCACCGATTCATTGGGCCGCTTCCGCTTTGAAACCCAGCAGCCGGCCGGAAGCTACGTGTTGCAAGCCAGCTTATTGGGATTCCTGTCGGTAGAGCGGCCGGTAACGCTAAGCGGCCAGCCCCTGCGCCTCGACCTCACCCTGAAAAGCACACCCCATGCCCTGGGCTCAGTGGTAATTACGGCCGGAGCCTTTGAGTCTAGCGACGAGCACCGCAGCGCCGCCCTCAACACCCGCGACGTGCAAACCACCGCCGGGGCCCTGGCCGATGTGGCGGCCGCCTTCAACACCTTGCCCGGCACCACGCGGGTAGGGGAGGATGGCATGCTGTTCGTGCGGGGCGGGGCGGCTTCGGAAACCAAGGTGTATATGGATGGCCTACCCGTGCAAAACCCCTACAACGCTACCGTGGCGGCTGTGCCGGCCCGCGGGCGGTTCTCGCCCAGCCTGTTCAAAGGCACCGTGTTCAGCACCGGCGGCTACTCGGCCCAGTACGGGCAGGCCCTGTCGGGGGTGCTGCTGCTGAACTCCACCGACCTGGCCGATGAAACCCAGACCGGGCTTTCCCTTAGCTCTTTGTTTCTGGGCGCTTCGCGGACCCAGCGCTGGGAGCGGACCTCCGTGGCGGCCACCCTCGACTACACCAACCTGCAGCCCTACCAGCGCCTGCTGCCCCAGAACGTAACCTGGCCTCAGTCGCCGCGCGGCCTGGCGGCTTCCGTGAACCTGCGCCACCGCACCGGCCAGGCCGGCATGCTGAAAGTGTACGGAGTCTGGAATCAGCAGCAGATGGTCATCGGGCAGCCCTCGCCCGAACCCGCCGGCACCCAAACGGTGGCCCTGCGCGCCGGCAACGGTTACCTCAACACCACCTTCCGCAGCCCCCTGCGCCGGGGTTGGAGCCTGCAGTCGGGGGTAGGGTTGAGCCGCGACAACCAGCGCGTGGCCCCCGACACCCTGCGGATGCAGACCCTGGAGCAAGCCCTCACGGCCCGGCTGGTGCTCATCAACGACTCAGCCGCCGCCCGCTGGAACGTGAAACTTGGGATGGAAGTGCTGGCTCAGAACGTGCAGCAGCAGGTGCAGCCCAACGCCGCGCTGGCTACGGTGTACCGGCCGGAGTTTACCGAGAAGCGTGCCGCCAGCTTTGTGGAGTCTGACTTTCAGCTCTCGGATTGGCTGGCGGGCCGGGTGGGTGGGCGCGCAGAATACTCGGCGCTGCTAAACCGCTGGAACGCGGCCCCGCGCCTGGCCCTGGCTTATCAAACTACCGAAAATAGCTCCCTCTCGGCCGCTTACGGCCGCTTCTACCAGACCCCCGACAACACCCTGCTGCTGGTACAGCCCCGGCTACGCTTCGAGCAAGCCACCCACTCGGTGCTCACCTACCAGTACACTCACGACCGGCAGCTGCTGCAGGTGGAGGCCTACTACAAAACCTACGACCACCTCACCCGCTACGACGGCCGCAACCCGCGCAACCCCCTGGCCTACAACAACGGCGGCACCGGCTATGCTCGCGGCCTGGACGTGCTGTGGCGTGACCGGAAAACCGTCAAGAACCTCGAATACTATGTCAGCTACGGCTTTCTGGACACCAAGCGCCAGTATCGCCAGGACCCCGTAGCGGCCGTGCCCACGTTTGCCGCCCGCCACAATGTATCGGTGGTCGGGAAGTACTGGGTGGGCAGCCTGCACACGCTGCTGGGCGCTACCTACAGCTACGGCAGCCCCCGCCGCTACCACGACCTCAACGACCCCGAGCGCGGCTACAACCAGGGCGTGCTCCCCACCTACCAAGACCTAAGCCTGAACGCCAGCTATGTCACTCGCCTTTTCGGGCAGTACACCGTGCTTCACCTCTCGGCCACCAACGTGCTGGGCCGCCAGAACGTGTTCGGCTACCGCTACGCCACCCAGCCCGACGCCGCCGGCACCTTCAACCGCGTAGCCATAACGCCCACCGCGCCCCGCATGCTGTTCGCGGCCCTGTTCATCTCCATCAATAAAAACCGCGCCGCCGATGTGAATGAGCGGCCGGAGTAG
- a CDS encoding SDR family oxidoreductase, producing the protein MNSLNLKLKPLHQQTIVITGASSGIGLVTARMAARKGARVVLAARNADAIRQLAEEINSQGGHALAVPTDVGSEEDMARLAAAATAEFGDFDTWVNNAGVSIFGHCDEVSIPDMKRMFDTNYWGVVYGSRLAVQHFKRRHEPGALINIGSFFGDRATPVQSTYCASKHALHGWTNALRMELEVEKAPVSVTLIHPGRIDTPYNEHAQSYFEHQVAHRGMVYPPEAVADAILFAAAHPRRDMYVGFQAKALTLAGHLAPRIMDKVMEALIYPTQIDPKRPSRNPETSALHQAGYGLQERGSHEGWFRSGSLYVQAEKHPLLAAAAVAGLGTAAWMLSKRRNGHGTSQATAAEAAPTPVKTGVSAQS; encoded by the coding sequence ATGAACAGTCTGAACCTCAAGCTCAAACCGCTTCACCAGCAAACCATTGTTATTACCGGCGCTTCCAGCGGCATCGGGCTCGTAACGGCACGTATGGCGGCCCGCAAAGGCGCCCGCGTGGTGCTGGCCGCCCGCAACGCCGACGCTATTCGCCAACTAGCCGAGGAAATCAACAGCCAGGGCGGACATGCCTTGGCCGTGCCTACCGATGTAGGCAGCGAGGAAGACATGGCCCGCCTGGCCGCGGCGGCCACCGCCGAGTTCGGGGACTTTGATACCTGGGTGAACAACGCGGGCGTTTCCATCTTCGGCCACTGCGACGAGGTAAGCATTCCGGACATGAAGCGCATGTTCGATACCAACTATTGGGGCGTGGTGTACGGCTCGCGCCTGGCGGTGCAGCACTTCAAGCGCCGCCACGAGCCGGGCGCCCTCATCAACATCGGCAGCTTTTTCGGCGACCGGGCCACGCCGGTGCAGTCCACGTACTGCGCCAGCAAGCACGCCCTGCACGGCTGGACCAACGCCCTGCGTATGGAGCTGGAGGTAGAAAAAGCCCCGGTATCCGTCACGCTCATTCATCCCGGCCGCATCGATACACCTTACAACGAGCACGCTCAGAGCTACTTCGAGCACCAGGTGGCGCACCGCGGCATGGTGTACCCGCCCGAGGCCGTAGCCGATGCCATTCTGTTTGCCGCCGCCCACCCCCGCCGCGACATGTACGTGGGCTTCCAAGCCAAAGCCCTTACGCTGGCCGGCCACCTGGCCCCGCGCATCATGGATAAGGTCATGGAAGCCCTCATCTACCCCACCCAGATTGACCCCAAGCGCCCCTCCCGCAACCCCGAAACCAGCGCCCTGCACCAGGCCGGCTACGGCTTGCAGGAGCGCGGCTCGCACGAGGGCTGGTTTCGCTCGGGCAGCCTGTACGTGCAGGCCGAAAAGCACCCGCTGCTAGCCGCTGCCGCAGTGGCTGGCCTGGGCACCGCCGCCTGGATGCTTAGCAAGCGCCGCAACGGCCACGGCACCAGCCAGGCTACTGCCGCAGAGGCTGCCCCTACCCCCGTCAAAACCGGCGTAAGTGCGCAAAGCTAG
- a CDS encoding HAD family phosphatase — protein MQAFLFDLNGTMIHDMDYHTSAWQHILNHELGGSFSWEELKPQMYGKNQEVLVRMFGPDRFTVAEMDELAVRKEQRYQEEFRPHLQLLPGLLDFLATAHQRGIQLAIGSAAIPFNIDFVLDGLDIRRYFSAIVSADDVQLSKPHPETFLRAAEKLGVAPADCLVFEDVPKGAEAALNAGMQTVILTTTHQPAEFSHLPNVLHFAPDFQDPFMRQLLPA, from the coding sequence ATGCAAGCCTTCCTCTTCGACCTCAACGGCACCATGATTCATGACATGGACTACCACACCAGTGCCTGGCAGCACATTCTGAACCATGAGCTAGGCGGTAGTTTCAGCTGGGAGGAGTTGAAGCCCCAGATGTACGGTAAAAACCAGGAGGTGCTGGTGCGCATGTTCGGACCCGACCGGTTTACGGTGGCGGAAATGGACGAGCTGGCCGTGCGCAAAGAGCAGCGCTATCAGGAGGAGTTCCGGCCCCACCTGCAGCTGCTGCCCGGTTTGCTTGATTTTCTGGCCACAGCCCACCAACGCGGCATTCAACTGGCCATTGGCTCGGCGGCCATTCCGTTTAACATTGATTTCGTGCTCGATGGCCTGGATATCCGGCGCTACTTCTCAGCCATCGTCAGCGCCGACGATGTGCAACTGAGCAAGCCCCACCCCGAAACGTTTTTGCGGGCCGCCGAGAAACTAGGGGTAGCCCCCGCCGACTGCCTCGTGTTCGAGGACGTGCCCAAGGGCGCCGAAGCGGCCCTGAACGCGGGTATGCAAACCGTCATTCTGACCACCACCCACCAGCCCGCCGAGTTCAGCCACCTGCCCAACGTGCTGCACTTCGCCCCCGATTTTCAGGACCCGTTTATGCGGCAGCTTCTGCCGGCCTGA
- a CDS encoding Gfo/Idh/MocA family protein translates to MKSWDGNPAGRREFMRTFSLGLGATLVGASAVGGPLSWLEEISYGPASREALQSGKQLGVALVGLGKYSTGQLAPALQKTKLCKLAGIVTGSPEKAARWKQQYNLPDKNIYDYKTFDRIVDNPDVDIVYVVLPVGMHAEYVERAARAGKHVICEKPMAPTAEECRRMISAMQKAGKKFSIGYRLHFEPHHQEMMRLGQQQTLGPIKRLVADNGFRFNNDTPWRVDKELAGGGPLMDMGIYCVQGVIYTKGQLPTSVTAKLTPNPDPKGLFKEVEAGVNWQMQFADGSVADCRTSYAENLNSRLRAETAKGFLELQPAFGYGGIQGSTSQGPMNIENVPQQARQMDDFADCILNNKPTRVPGEMGLRDVQLLQAIYRAAATGQKVSTKDVVAVLDKTNSK, encoded by the coding sequence ATGAAATCATGGGATGGGAACCCGGCCGGGCGCCGGGAATTTATGCGCACGTTTTCGCTGGGGCTGGGGGCTACCCTGGTGGGCGCTTCGGCCGTGGGCGGGCCGCTTTCGTGGCTGGAGGAAATAAGCTACGGCCCCGCCAGCCGGGAGGCGCTGCAGAGCGGCAAGCAGCTGGGCGTAGCCCTAGTGGGGCTGGGCAAGTACAGCACCGGGCAGCTGGCCCCGGCCCTGCAGAAAACCAAACTCTGCAAGCTGGCGGGCATCGTGACGGGCTCTCCGGAAAAGGCGGCCCGGTGGAAGCAGCAGTATAATCTGCCCGACAAGAACATCTACGACTACAAAACCTTCGACCGCATCGTCGATAACCCCGATGTTGACATTGTGTACGTGGTATTGCCGGTAGGCATGCACGCCGAGTACGTGGAGCGGGCCGCGCGGGCGGGCAAGCACGTCATCTGCGAGAAGCCCATGGCGCCCACCGCCGAGGAGTGCCGCCGCATGATTTCGGCCATGCAGAAGGCAGGCAAGAAGTTCAGCATCGGCTACCGCCTGCACTTCGAGCCCCACCACCAGGAAATGATGCGCCTGGGCCAGCAGCAGACGCTGGGCCCCATTAAGCGCCTGGTGGCCGACAACGGCTTCCGCTTCAACAACGACACGCCCTGGCGCGTGGACAAGGAGCTGGCCGGCGGCGGGCCGCTCATGGACATGGGCATTTACTGCGTACAGGGCGTGATTTATACCAAAGGCCAGCTACCTACGTCGGTCACGGCCAAGCTCACGCCCAACCCCGACCCCAAAGGGTTGTTCAAGGAAGTAGAGGCCGGCGTGAACTGGCAGATGCAGTTTGCCGATGGCTCGGTGGCCGACTGCCGCACCAGCTACGCCGAAAACCTGAACAGCCGCCTACGTGCCGAAACTGCCAAAGGCTTCCTGGAGCTGCAGCCGGCTTTCGGTTACGGCGGTATTCAGGGCAGTACCAGCCAGGGCCCTATGAACATTGAGAACGTGCCCCAGCAGGCCCGCCAGATGGACGACTTCGCCGACTGCATCCTGAACAACAAACCCACCCGCGTGCCCGGCGAAATGGGCCTCCGCGACGTGCAGCTGCTACAAGCCATTTACCGCGCCGCCGCTACCGGCCAGAAGGTTTCCACGAAGGATGTGGTGGCCGTGCTGGATAAAACGAACAGCAAATAG
- a CDS encoding PQQ-dependent sugar dehydrogenase: MRFSYFLGGLVAVAVSGPALAQTVTGPLGEQFTRRVITEKLSDPWEVAYGPDNFLWITEARGYRVSRVNPATGARQVLLDLSKNREFPRYDKVPDSVDGGKPWPQGGLMGLALHPQLLTGKPYVYLTYIYRFEGANQPGNGSRPNHSGNYFTARLVRYEYDVTRQQLARPLVLCDSIPASNDHNAGCLLIAPVAGRDYLFYSVGDLGAGQFENGGRANHAQNPASYEGKVLRFNPEPDTDLGPYDRWIPNDNPFSQGRQNAVWSLGHRNAQGLAYAVVGGTGRLYASEHGPFSDDEVNLVERGKNYGHPLVIGLADGNYNGLAAAASEHATLPGAWHTTYPTIGSEQANAARLGADYRNPIASLYPLSNQFLTTVLTRTRNHSSDEPTWNSEAPSSLAVYSATAIPGWQNSLLIPTLKKGKLIRLKLTDDGTAVASDTLMYFRGPIRYRDLAMSPDGTKLYLATDSASITSGPSEEAPKGTACQGCLIEFTYVSGGHTATPPRGSNPAPTPEQALQQATALVKTLKPKDQRAKRAGLPPAQQPIFDLLLKPTLTPQEKARAQRNAPALLAGLRQQ; the protein is encoded by the coding sequence GTGCGGTTTTCCTATTTCCTTGGCGGGCTGGTAGCAGTAGCCGTATCAGGTCCGGCATTGGCTCAAACCGTGACCGGGCCCTTGGGTGAGCAGTTCACGCGGCGCGTGATTACCGAGAAGCTCAGCGACCCGTGGGAAGTGGCCTATGGCCCCGATAATTTCCTCTGGATTACCGAAGCCCGCGGCTACCGCGTCAGCCGCGTCAATCCGGCTACCGGGGCGCGGCAAGTGCTGCTCGACCTGAGCAAAAACCGGGAGTTTCCGCGCTACGACAAGGTTCCGGACTCCGTGGACGGCGGCAAGCCCTGGCCCCAGGGCGGCCTGATGGGCCTGGCCCTGCACCCGCAGCTGCTCACCGGCAAGCCCTACGTGTACCTGACCTATATCTATAGGTTTGAAGGAGCCAACCAACCCGGCAACGGCAGCCGCCCCAACCACAGCGGCAACTATTTCACGGCTCGCCTGGTGCGCTACGAGTACGATGTTACCCGGCAGCAGCTCGCGCGCCCCCTGGTGTTGTGCGACTCTATTCCGGCCAGCAACGACCACAACGCGGGCTGCTTGCTGATAGCCCCCGTAGCCGGCCGCGACTATCTGTTTTATTCCGTCGGTGACCTGGGGGCAGGGCAGTTTGAGAACGGCGGCCGTGCAAACCACGCGCAAAACCCGGCTTCCTACGAGGGCAAAGTGCTGCGTTTCAACCCGGAGCCCGACACCGACCTGGGCCCGTACGACCGGTGGATTCCGAACGATAACCCGTTCAGCCAGGGGCGGCAGAACGCCGTCTGGAGCCTGGGCCACCGCAACGCCCAGGGCCTGGCCTATGCCGTGGTAGGCGGCACCGGCCGGCTCTACGCCTCCGAGCACGGCCCGTTCTCCGACGACGAAGTAAACCTGGTGGAGCGGGGCAAAAACTACGGTCACCCGCTGGTGATTGGCCTGGCTGATGGCAACTATAACGGCCTGGCCGCAGCGGCCTCCGAGCATGCTACCCTCCCTGGCGCCTGGCATACCACCTACCCCACCATCGGGAGTGAGCAGGCCAACGCTGCCCGGCTGGGCGCTGACTACCGCAACCCCATTGCCTCTTTGTATCCGCTAAGCAACCAGTTCCTGACCACCGTCCTCACCCGCACCCGCAACCATAGCTCCGACGAGCCCACCTGGAACTCCGAGGCCCCCAGCAGCTTGGCGGTGTACTCGGCCACGGCTATTCCGGGCTGGCAAAACTCCCTGCTGATTCCGACCCTGAAAAAAGGCAAGCTGATCCGGCTGAAGCTCACCGACGACGGCACCGCCGTAGCCTCCGACACGCTGATGTACTTCCGCGGCCCCATCCGCTACCGCGACCTGGCCATGTCGCCCGATGGCACCAAGCTCTACCTGGCCACCGACAGCGCCTCCATCACCTCGGGCCCTTCGGAAGAAGCCCCTAAGGGCACCGCTTGCCAAGGCTGTCTGATTGAGTTTACGTACGTGAGCGGCGGCCACACCGCTACCCCTCCCCGCGGCAGCAACCCCGCCCCCACTCCGGAGCAGGCCCTGCAGCAGGCTACTGCCCTCGTGAAAACTCTGAAGCCGAAGGATCAGCGGGCCAAGCGGGCCGGCCTACCCCCAGCTCAGCAACCCATCTTCGACCTACTGCTGAAGCCTACCCTCACGCCCCAGGAAAAAGCTCGGGCCCAGCGCAACGCCCCCGCCCTGCTGGCCGGGCTGCGGCAGCAGTGA
- a CDS encoding pirin family protein: MPQNSGRRIFQVIDGNKKFVGDGFDVTSPMPGPRIRQLSPFLLIDHTGPMPVAPTEAPLGTPPHPHRGFETVTVMYEGYLAHRDTAGHTGALGPGDVQWMTAGAGLLHEERHEREFARRGGTLELLQLWVNVPARDKMAPPRYQNIRAQDIPEVATADGRGRIRVVSGTYEGIAGPAETFSPITLLDVHLPAGTETTISLPVDYNVGIYVVKGAIMMHDNRPAGTKQLVVFGWDSTDVHLTATEDTVLTVLAGEPIEEPLATYGPFVMNTNRELVQAIADFESGGMGQFPEDE, translated from the coding sequence ATGCCCCAGAACTCCGGCCGCCGTATTTTTCAGGTGATTGATGGCAATAAGAAATTCGTCGGCGACGGCTTCGACGTGACCAGCCCTATGCCGGGGCCGCGTATCCGCCAGCTCAGCCCCTTTCTGCTCATCGACCACACCGGCCCGATGCCCGTGGCCCCCACCGAGGCGCCGCTGGGTACCCCGCCCCACCCCCACCGGGGCTTCGAGACGGTGACGGTGATGTACGAAGGCTACCTGGCCCACCGCGATACGGCCGGCCACACGGGTGCTCTGGGCCCCGGCGACGTGCAGTGGATGACGGCCGGCGCAGGCCTTCTGCACGAGGAGCGCCACGAGCGGGAGTTTGCCCGCCGCGGGGGCACCCTTGAGCTGCTGCAGCTGTGGGTGAACGTGCCCGCCCGCGACAAAATGGCCCCGCCCCGCTACCAGAATATTCGGGCCCAGGACATTCCGGAAGTGGCTACCGCCGATGGGCGCGGCCGCATTCGGGTCGTATCGGGCACGTACGAAGGGATAGCCGGCCCGGCCGAAACCTTCTCCCCCATCACTCTGCTCGACGTACACCTGCCCGCCGGCACCGAAACTACCATTAGTCTGCCGGTCGATTACAACGTGGGCATCTACGTGGTGAAAGGCGCTATTATGATGCACGACAACCGCCCGGCCGGTACCAAGCAGCTCGTGGTGTTCGGCTGGGATTCTACGGATGTGCACCTCACCGCTACGGAGGATACCGTGCTGACAGTACTGGCCGGGGAGCCCATTGAGGAGCCGCTGGCCACTTACGGCCCCTTCGTGATGAACACCAACCGCGAGCTGGTGCAAGCCATTGCTGATTTTGAAAGCGGCGGCATGGGTCAGTTTCCGGAGGATGAGTAG
- a CDS encoding DUF6794 domain-containing protein, whose protein sequence is MWLLLPALWCYGQSASINEHGFYIPQNLTEANEQLDKVLTEKAKAKFRRLTPSDFENISGLFILGEWELGELETDANSRLVQYLNTYVNTKQEAYGYEGWQVRRHLVLLSYLRHLQHSPFDLAVEAKKLAAKGDSVARVIEQQNQRNLVADSIQGIYIPRNLADSFVQLDKMLAEPIKEQLRHPDPEYGLAKFHFGLGLWMRNNWGLWGDSRLQQYFEELNITHPDDMSGVLLKSYSDYLNGKPLDENQYRRAAIPRVADNPELDSAAAVSLPRPKLKRSDYSKPYRQFLRKRRIDDFHELPPEAYGQESEIVEVTE, encoded by the coding sequence GTGTGGCTACTGTTACCTGCTCTTTGGTGCTATGGACAATCTGCCTCCATCAACGAGCATGGATTTTATATACCTCAAAACCTAACGGAAGCGAACGAGCAGCTTGATAAAGTACTTACAGAAAAAGCCAAAGCAAAATTTAGGCGGCTTACGCCCAGCGACTTCGAGAATATATCTGGATTGTTTATTCTGGGGGAATGGGAGTTGGGAGAGTTAGAAACAGATGCCAACAGCCGACTTGTGCAGTATTTGAATACTTATGTCAATACAAAGCAAGAAGCCTATGGCTACGAGGGCTGGCAGGTACGTCGGCATTTGGTGCTCTTATCGTACCTGCGGCACCTGCAGCACAGCCCATTCGATCTGGCTGTTGAGGCTAAAAAACTTGCCGCCAAAGGTGACTCCGTCGCGCGGGTAATCGAGCAGCAAAACCAACGTAACCTAGTAGCCGATTCCATACAAGGAATCTATATTCCTCGGAATCTAGCGGACAGCTTTGTACAGCTAGACAAAATGCTGGCAGAGCCCATTAAAGAGCAGCTACGACACCCTGATCCGGAGTATGGGCTGGCCAAGTTTCACTTCGGGCTAGGGCTTTGGATGCGAAATAACTGGGGACTCTGGGGAGACTCCCGCCTACAGCAATATTTCGAAGAACTGAATATCACCCACCCCGATGATATGTCGGGGGTGCTGCTAAAGAGCTACAGCGACTACCTGAATGGGAAGCCCCTCGATGAAAATCAGTACCGGCGCGCCGCTATTCCTCGGGTGGCTGACAACCCAGAACTGGATAGCGCGGCAGCAGTTTCTTTACCTCGGCCAAAACTAAAACGATCGGATTATTCCAAACCTTACAGACAGTTCCTCCGCAAGCGTCGTATCGATGACTTTCACGAATTACCTCCCGAGGCATATGGGCAGGAAAGCGAAATTGTAGAAGTAACAGAATGA
- a CDS encoding aldo/keto reductase: MLTRLIPSSQEPLPVVGLGTWQTFDVRGAAGHPLLRQTLETLRTAGGSVIDSSPMYGRVEEVVGELTSALPAQPEFFYATKVWTQGREAGIRQMEDSLRKMRRPTLDLLQIHNLVYWKTHLATLRDWQAAGRVRYLGITHYTDAMHPELERVLRLEKLDFVQFNYSILDRHAEQRLLPAAAELGVATLINRPFTEGSLLARLRGKELPPWATELGIGSWPQFLLKFILSHSAVTCVIPGTSNPAHLQDNLWAAEGPLPDEATREKMAAYVRSL; this comes from the coding sequence ATGCTCACCCGCCTTATTCCTTCCAGCCAGGAGCCCCTACCCGTGGTGGGGCTGGGAACCTGGCAGACGTTTGACGTGCGCGGGGCGGCCGGCCATCCGCTGCTGCGCCAGACGCTGGAAACCCTGCGCACCGCCGGGGGTAGCGTTATTGATTCGTCGCCGATGTACGGGCGGGTGGAGGAGGTAGTGGGCGAGCTGACCAGTGCCCTGCCCGCGCAACCTGAGTTTTTCTACGCCACCAAAGTCTGGACCCAGGGGCGGGAGGCGGGCATCCGGCAGATGGAAGACTCCTTGCGCAAAATGCGCCGTCCTACCCTCGACTTGCTGCAGATTCATAACCTAGTCTACTGGAAAACCCACCTGGCCACGTTGCGCGACTGGCAGGCTGCAGGCCGGGTGCGCTACCTCGGCATCACGCACTACACCGATGCCATGCACCCGGAGCTGGAGCGAGTGCTGCGGCTGGAAAAGCTGGACTTCGTGCAGTTTAACTACTCCATCCTCGACCGCCACGCCGAGCAGCGCCTGCTCCCGGCCGCGGCGGAGTTAGGAGTAGCCACGCTCATCAACCGGCCTTTTACGGAAGGCAGCCTGCTGGCCCGTCTGCGCGGCAAGGAGCTGCCGCCCTGGGCTACGGAGCTGGGCATTGGCAGTTGGCCGCAGTTTCTGCTGAAGTTTATTCTCTCCCACTCCGCCGTGACGTGCGTGATACCCGGCACCAGCAACCCCGCCCACCTTCAGGACAACCTCTGGGCCGCCGAAGGCCCCCTGCCGGACGAAGCTACCCGTGAGAAAATGGCTGCGTACGTGCGCAGTTTGTAA